From the genome of Desulfatiglans sp.:
TAATATCATACAGTAAAGATGTATATAATGATTACCTGAGGGTGCTGGGCAAGGTAATTAATAACCCTTTGGATCAATTAAAAGATAAAATCATTCTTGAGTATGGTCCGGGTGATTTTTTGGGGACAGGCCTTATTTTTCTTTTAAATGGCGCAAAGCGTGTATATTGCATTGACCGGTTTCCCCTGGTTGATAAGGAGAAATACCTTGATGTATATAAAAAGATCATACAAGCGTACGATTCTTCCAGCTTGAAAAAATGGAATGATATCCTGGGCAGGGATATCATATATATTTCTGCAGAAAATAGAGTCTATCAAATTCCGGAAAAGGCCGATTTTATAGTATCACGGGCCGTTCTCGAACATTGCAATGATCTTGACAGCACCTTTAAGAATATGAATTATAATCTAAACACAAACGGTATAATGATACATAAAGCTGATCTGACTTCG
Proteins encoded in this window:
- a CDS encoding methyltransferase domain-containing protein — encoded protein: MDLNKAITILRGIISNIIALVSPKLFIKVTQETGRGGDFNRDDELISYSKDVYNDYLRVLGKVINNPLDQLKDKIILEYGPGDFLGTGLIFLLNGAKRVYCIDRFPLVDKEKYLDVYKKIIQAYDSSSLKKWNDILGRDIIYISAENRVYQIPEKADFIVSRAVLEHCNDLDSTFKNMNYNLNTNGIMIHKADLTSHGTHRKSPLDFLTYSPIIWSLMTSQKGYPNRWRRNTYRELSNRNSFKIIFEESLYEFSKEELINIKHKLASSFRNLAEEELLCSDYFFVAEKIDA